In Planctomycetota bacterium, a genomic segment contains:
- a CDS encoding sigma-70 family RNA polymerase sigma factor, with protein MATVDDPRTAPASLDTPALVTLLYRELRAIARRRLAAERHAHSWQPTVLTHEAVERLLRDSGGTSWDCPGHFVAAASRTMRRLLVDAARKRRSERAGGGLTRHDIALGEVAADDPWAEALVIDDLLDHLAASSPSAALVFELRHYCRLTVRETAAALGLAPRTVDRRWDYACEWLARELDGPGFPDDSRTTEARRHPR; from the coding sequence ATGGCGACGGTCGACGATCCACGGACGGCGCCGGCGTCCCTCGACACGCCGGCGCTGGTCACGCTCCTCTACCGTGAACTGCGGGCGATCGCCCGGCGGCGGCTGGCGGCCGAGCGCCACGCCCATTCCTGGCAGCCGACCGTGCTCACGCACGAGGCGGTCGAGCGGCTCCTCCGCGACAGCGGAGGCACTTCCTGGGACTGCCCGGGGCATTTCGTCGCAGCCGCGTCGCGGACGATGCGCCGGCTGCTCGTCGATGCCGCCCGGAAGCGGCGGTCGGAGCGCGCCGGAGGCGGGCTGACGCGGCACGACATCGCGCTGGGGGAAGTGGCGGCCGACGACCCGTGGGCCGAGGCGCTGGTGATCGACGACCTCCTCGACCACCTCGCGGCGTCGAGCCCGAGCGCGGCGTTGGTGTTCGAGCTGCGCCACTACTGCCGGCTGACCGTGCGCGAGACGGCGGCGGCGCTCGGGCTGGCGCCGCGGACCGTCGACCGGCGCTGGGACTACGCCTGCGAATGGTTGGCCCGGGAATTGGACGGCCCCGGATTTCCCGACGATTCGCGCACCACGGAGGCGCGGCGGCACCCGCGGTAG
- a CDS encoding DMT family transporter yields MPSIGPWFVFAVAASILWGLNYVLTERLLKTVSTATVLLAAALGGLVVSLTMGCLGGGFRRDLALLAAGGREAWWLAASVSVYLTANLCILASVRGSNATLAAVVETTYPLFTVIFAWVLFRETQATPGTFAGAVLIIAGVACVLLGR; encoded by the coding sequence ATGCCATCCATCGGCCCGTGGTTCGTGTTTGCAGTGGCCGCATCGATCCTGTGGGGGCTGAATTACGTCCTTACCGAGCGGCTCCTGAAGACCGTGTCGACCGCCACGGTGCTCCTGGCCGCGGCCCTCGGTGGGCTCGTCGTCTCGCTGACGATGGGGTGCCTGGGCGGCGGCTTCCGCCGCGACCTGGCGCTCCTCGCCGCCGGCGGCCGGGAGGCATGGTGGCTGGCGGCGAGCGTCAGTGTTTATCTCACCGCCAACCTCTGCATCCTGGCGAGCGTGCGCGGAAGCAATGCCACGCTCGCGGCCGTGGTGGAGACGACGTATCCGCTGTTCACCGTGATCTTCGCCTGGGTGCTGTTCCGCGAGACGCAGGCGACGCCGGGCACGTTCGCCGGGGCGGTGCTGATCATCGCCGGCGTGGCCTGCGTGCTGCTCGGCCGCTGA
- the argF gene encoding ornithine carbamoyltransferase, whose amino-acid sequence MTRHLVDVEDLSAHEIAAIFSIARDLETKYRAGLREPLFPGRVLALVFEKQSLRTRASFEAAMAHLGGTSLFLGADTGFATSRESIADYGRVLSQYADAIVCRSKAHDTIEGLAAVATVPVINGLSDHSHPCQALADLYVLERQVGKLAGLTLAFVGDGNNVARSLAVACGLLGMRFVLAAPRGYQFDEAFRSHLRAILPQAECHETTDAVAAVTGAAAVYTDVWTSMGQEGERAKRTRDLGPYQVNEHLMRHCPDALFMHCLPARRGEEVTDGVIDGARSIVVEQAAARMHLQKGLLAWLLGHR is encoded by the coding sequence ATGACGCGCCACCTCGTCGACGTCGAGGATCTCTCCGCCCACGAGATCGCGGCGATCTTCTCGATCGCCCGGGACCTCGAGACCAAGTACCGGGCCGGGCTGCGCGAGCCGCTGTTTCCCGGCCGCGTGCTCGCGCTGGTATTCGAGAAGCAGTCGCTGCGCACCCGGGCGAGCTTCGAGGCGGCGATGGCCCACCTCGGCGGCACGAGCCTGTTTCTCGGTGCCGACACCGGCTTCGCCACCTCGCGCGAGAGCATCGCCGATTACGGCCGTGTGCTCTCGCAGTATGCCGACGCGATCGTCTGCCGTAGCAAGGCCCACGACACGATCGAGGGCCTCGCGGCGGTGGCCACCGTCCCGGTGATCAACGGCCTCTCCGACCACAGCCATCCCTGCCAGGCGCTGGCCGACCTGTATGTGCTCGAACGCCAGGTGGGGAAGCTGGCGGGCCTGACGCTGGCGTTCGTCGGCGACGGCAACAACGTCGCCCGCTCACTGGCGGTGGCCTGCGGGCTGCTCGGAATGCGGTTCGTGCTCGCCGCGCCGCGCGGCTATCAATTCGACGAGGCATTCCGCAGCCATCTTCGCGCGATCCTTCCGCAGGCCGAGTGCCACGAGACGACCGACGCGGTCGCGGCGGTGACCGGGGCGGCGGCGGTCTACACCGACGTCTGGACGAGCATGGGCCAGGAGGGGGAACGGGCGAAGCGGACCCGTGACCTCGGCCCCTACCAGGTCAACGAACACCTGATGCGTCACTGCCCCGACGCGCTGTTCATGCACTGCCTCCCGGCGCGGCGTGGCGAGGAGGTGACCGACGGCGTGATCGACGGTGCCCGGAGCATCGTCGTCGAGCAGGCGGCGGCGCGGATGCACCTCCAGAAGGGGCTGCTTGCCTGGCTCCTCGGCCACCGCTGA
- a CDS encoding aspartate aminotransferase family protein, producing MATIDAPSPAPAIGTVTRAVIDTFDRYVVPNYRRFPVCLVRGSGSRVWDAEGTEYLDLFPGWGCNLLGHCPEPVVRAVQEQVARLIHVPNTWYMEAQGEWARLLSERSFGGKAFFCNSGTEANEAAIKLVRLRSDGKRYKLISFRGGFHGRTMGSLSATAQPKYHEGLGPMLPGFAYAPHGDLEAVEKLVDDQTGGILVEPILGEGGVVPPPPGFLEGLRRIADAHDLLLVFDEVQCGSGRTGTWFGYQRFGVTPDVLTLAKSLCAGVAGGGMLCRADLAGHLRPGMHAATFGGNPLAAVAGIAAIRMIEEEGLLDHVSAAAAIFRERLEELQERCDAVVAVRVIGMMIGVELSIDGAPVVERALEKRLLVNCTQGRVIRLLPAMTITPAEIHDGCDRLGEAIVETAARAGHG from the coding sequence ATGGCCACGATCGACGCCCCGTCGCCGGCACCCGCCATTGGCACCGTCACCCGTGCGGTCATCGACACCTTCGACCGCTACGTCGTCCCCAACTACCGGCGCTTCCCGGTGTGCCTGGTGCGCGGCAGCGGCTCGCGCGTCTGGGACGCCGAAGGCACCGAGTACCTCGACCTGTTTCCCGGGTGGGGCTGCAACCTCCTCGGCCACTGCCCCGAGCCGGTGGTCCGCGCCGTCCAGGAGCAGGTCGCGCGCCTGATCCACGTTCCCAACACCTGGTACATGGAGGCCCAGGGGGAGTGGGCCCGGCTGCTCTCCGAGCGGAGCTTCGGCGGCAAGGCCTTCTTCTGCAATTCCGGCACCGAGGCCAACGAGGCGGCGATCAAGCTGGTCCGTCTCCGCAGCGACGGCAAGCGCTACAAGCTCATCTCCTTTCGCGGCGGTTTCCACGGCCGCACGATGGGGAGCCTGTCGGCCACGGCGCAGCCGAAGTACCACGAGGGGCTCGGGCCGATGCTCCCCGGCTTCGCCTACGCCCCCCACGGCGACCTCGAGGCGGTCGAGAAGCTCGTCGACGACCAGACCGGCGGGATCCTCGTCGAGCCGATCCTCGGCGAGGGGGGCGTGGTGCCGCCGCCGCCGGGATTCCTCGAGGGGCTGCGCCGGATCGCCGACGCCCACGACCTGCTGCTGGTGTTCGACGAGGTGCAGTGCGGCTCGGGGCGGACGGGCACCTGGTTCGGCTACCAGCGGTTCGGCGTCACCCCCGACGTGCTGACGCTCGCCAAGAGCCTCTGCGCCGGCGTCGCCGGCGGCGGCATGCTGTGCCGCGCCGATCTCGCCGGCCACCTCCGGCCGGGGATGCACGCCGCCACCTTCGGCGGCAACCCGCTGGCTGCCGTGGCCGGGATCGCCGCGATCCGGATGATCGAGGAGGAGGGGCTGCTCGACCATGTCTCCGCCGCGGCGGCGATCTTCCGCGAGCGGCTCGAAGAGCTCCAGGAGCGCTGCGACGCGGTGGTGGCGGTCCGCGTGATCGGGATGATGATCGGCGTCGAACTGTCGATCGACGGGGCGCCAGTGGTCGAGCGGGCCCTCGAGAAGCGGCTCCTCGTCAACTGCACGCAGGGGCGGGTGATCCGCCTCCTGCCGGCGATGACGATCACGCCCGCCGAGATCCACGACGGCTGCGACCGGCTCGGTGAGGCGATCGTCGAGACCGCGGCCCGGGCCGGCCACGGGTGA
- the argB gene encoding acetylglutamate kinase: MIGGFPSGTSRTRKRRAVPSPPSVSRAQQKAIQKADTLVEALGWIRKFRDTTTVIKLGGSVVEHPESLRHLLLDIVFMSTLGMKIVVVHGGGKAISRAMDGAGITPRFVQGRRYTDEATLAIVEQVLATDLNHELVARIEEFGGRAMSLNFRSTNVLFGERLTLPGPDGPVDLGHVGEVTRVDRLSIDNLTYAGQVPVIPSMALGPDGGRLNVNADTAATAVAAAIGAEKLVVLSDIPGVLRDIGDPESLIHSLTATEARRLIADGTIAGGMIPKIEGCLETLDRGVKKVHVIDGRLRHSLLLEIYTTSGVGTELVRDDVAAGSRPAQR, translated from the coding sequence ATGATCGGCGGTTTCCCCTCCGGAACCAGCCGCACGAGGAAGCGTCGCGCCGTGCCCAGTCCCCCGAGCGTCTCCAGGGCGCAGCAGAAGGCGATCCAGAAGGCCGACACGCTCGTCGAGGCCCTCGGCTGGATCCGCAAGTTCCGCGACACGACGACCGTGATCAAGCTCGGCGGCAGCGTCGTCGAGCATCCCGAGTCGCTTCGCCACCTGCTGCTCGACATCGTCTTCATGTCGACCTTGGGGATGAAGATCGTCGTCGTCCACGGAGGCGGCAAGGCGATCAGCCGGGCAATGGACGGCGCCGGGATCACCCCGCGTTTCGTCCAGGGGCGGCGCTACACCGACGAGGCGACGCTGGCGATCGTCGAGCAGGTGCTGGCCACCGATCTCAACCACGAGCTCGTGGCGAGGATCGAGGAGTTCGGCGGCCGGGCGATGTCGCTCAACTTCCGCTCGACGAACGTCCTGTTCGGCGAACGGCTCACGCTTCCCGGCCCCGACGGTCCGGTCGACCTCGGCCATGTCGGCGAGGTGACGCGCGTCGACCGGCTGTCGATCGACAACCTCACCTACGCCGGCCAGGTGCCGGTGATCCCGTCGATGGCGCTGGGCCCCGACGGCGGCAGGCTCAACGTCAATGCCGACACCGCGGCGACGGCCGTCGCCGCGGCGATCGGCGCCGAGAAACTCGTCGTCCTCTCCGACATCCCCGGCGTGCTCCGCGACATCGGTGACCCGGAGAGCCTGATCCACTCCCTCACCGCCACCGAGGCGCGGCGATTGATCGCCGACGGCACGATCGCCGGCGGCATGATCCCCAAGATCGAGGGCTGCCTGGAGACGCTCGACCGGGGCGTGAAGAAGGTCCACGTGATCGACGGGCGGCTGCGGCATTCGCTCCTCCTCGAGATCTACACCACCAGCGGCGTCGGCACCGAACTGGTGCGCGACGACGTCGCCGCCGGATCACGCCCCGCGCAGCGCTGA
- a CDS encoding sugar phosphate isomerase/epimerase encodes MRVSGCGPHQRPPEAAEGDPGDPRRFPRSPQWTKATEGFVHGKLSASQIAWPPGADAEAAALLVAHGIAGVELVPARVCERPWEADGRRVAAVRRFWEEQGLPIVALQALLFGRDGMALFGSEGPRQLLADHLAGIVDLAAGLGAESLVFGAPRQRRRGTLDVATATAIAVPFFRTLARRAADRGVWLCLEANPPDYGCDFLTASRDVIDFVSTVAADGLGVHLDTGGMHLAGESAAAVIAAAGPRWRHVHASEPHLVPLGDGGTDHRAVARLLAAAAYDRWVSVEIGPPGEGEDWRARLGRGLAAAAAAYAQEGETNVFPPPQAGV; translated from the coding sequence ATGCGCGTGAGTGGCTGCGGACCACATCAGCGGCCGCCGGAAGCGGCCGAAGGCGACCCGGGAGACCCTCGGCGTTTCCCGCGGTCGCCACAGTGGACAAAGGCCACGGAGGGCTTTGTCCACGGGAAGCTGAGCGCGTCGCAGATCGCCTGGCCCCCCGGGGCCGACGCCGAGGCCGCCGCGCTGTTGGTCGCGCACGGGATCGCCGGGGTCGAGCTGGTGCCGGCGCGCGTCTGCGAGCGCCCCTGGGAGGCCGACGGACGCCGCGTCGCCGCGGTCCGCCGGTTCTGGGAGGAACAGGGCCTGCCGATCGTGGCGCTGCAGGCGCTGCTCTTCGGGCGCGACGGGATGGCGCTGTTCGGGTCGGAGGGACCGCGGCAGCTCCTCGCCGACCACCTCGCGGGGATCGTCGACCTGGCGGCCGGGCTCGGCGCGGAGTCGCTCGTCTTCGGCGCGCCGCGCCAGCGCCGCCGCGGCACGCTGGACGTGGCGACGGCGACGGCGATCGCCGTGCCGTTTTTCCGAACGCTGGCCCGGCGCGCCGCCGACCGGGGCGTGTGGCTGTGCCTCGAAGCCAATCCCCCGGACTACGGCTGCGACTTCCTCACCGCGTCGCGCGACGTGATCGACTTCGTGAGCACCGTCGCGGCGGACGGTCTCGGTGTCCACCTCGACACCGGTGGGATGCACCTCGCGGGGGAGTCGGCGGCGGCCGTGATCGCGGCGGCCGGGCCGCGCTGGCGGCACGTCCATGCCAGCGAGCCGCACCTCGTGCCCCTCGGCGACGGCGGCACCGACCACCGCGCGGTCGCGCGGCTGCTCGCTGCCGCCGCCTACGACCGGTGGGTGTCGGTCGAGATCGGCCCGCCCGGGGAGGGAGAGGACTGGCGGGCGCGCCTCGGCCGCGGGCTCGCCGCCGCCGCGGCGGCCTATGCACAGGAGGGGGAAACCAACGTTTTCCCCCCGCCGCAGGCCGGGGTATGA
- a CDS encoding sugar nucleotide-binding protein, whose translation MGDALVGSTGLVGGTLLRQRRFADCYRSTDIERIAGRRYETIWCAGAPAEKWKANHDPAADRANLARLVAALVAAEARRVVVISTVDVFGDPSGVTEADEPSQATAYGRHRLELERALAARFPALVVRLPALYGRGLKKNAVYDLLHGNQPEKIDCRARYQFYDLERLAADVDRARLAGLSLVHLATEPVSMAAVARHAFGIEFANCLPGKAPAYDFRTRHGEVFGRSGPYVAGAAEVLDGIRAFVAVERSLRRCA comes from the coding sequence ATGGGAGACGCCCTCGTCGGCAGCACCGGTTTGGTCGGTGGCACGCTCCTCCGCCAGCGCCGGTTCGCCGACTGCTACCGCTCGACCGACATCGAGCGGATCGCCGGCCGGCGCTACGAGACGATCTGGTGCGCGGGGGCCCCGGCCGAGAAGTGGAAGGCCAACCACGACCCGGCCGCCGACCGGGCCAACCTCGCCCGGCTCGTGGCAGCGCTGGTCGCCGCGGAGGCGCGGCGCGTGGTCGTGATCTCGACGGTCGACGTGTTCGGGGATCCCAGCGGCGTCACCGAGGCGGACGAGCCGTCGCAGGCGACCGCCTACGGCCGCCACCGCCTCGAGCTCGAGCGCGCCCTGGCCGCGCGGTTTCCCGCGCTCGTCGTGCGCCTGCCGGCGCTGTACGGCCGCGGCCTGAAGAAGAACGCCGTCTACGACCTGCTCCACGGAAACCAGCCGGAGAAGATCGACTGCCGCGCCCGCTACCAGTTTTACGACCTCGAGCGCCTCGCCGCCGACGTCGACCGGGCGCGCTTGGCGGGGCTGTCGCTCGTCCACCTGGCGACCGAGCCGGTGTCGATGGCGGCGGTCGCGCGCCATGCGTTCGGCATCGAGTTTGCCAATTGCCTGCCCGGCAAGGCGCCCGCCTACGACTTCCGCACCCGCCACGGCGAGGTCTTCGGCCGCAGCGGTCCCTACGTCGCCGGCGCCGCCGAGGTGCTCGACGGGATCCGTGCCTTCGTGGCGGTCGAGCGGAGCCTGCGCCGATGCGCGTGA
- a CDS encoding glycosyltransferase family 2 protein, producing MLAERRGRRAVCLFVIDEGERLHGQLERMRHVDHPLDVIVADGGSRDGSTDPGRLAAAGVRALLVKRGPGRLSAQMRMGLAWCLGAGYDGVVVMDGNGKDDPAALPRFDAVLADGVDHVQGSRYLPGGCGINTPLARHLAVTLVHAPAVSLAAGRRYTDTTNGFRGYSRRLLLDPRVAPFRDVFSGYELHYYLAIRAARLGFRVEEIPVTRAYPARGAVPTKIRGLRGNLAVLGTLASACLGRFDPPCGRRAA from the coding sequence GTGCTCGCCGAGCGCCGTGGCCGCCGCGCCGTCTGCCTGTTCGTGATCGACGAGGGGGAGCGCCTCCACGGCCAGCTCGAGCGGATGCGCCACGTCGACCACCCCCTCGACGTGATCGTCGCCGACGGCGGCAGCCGCGACGGCTCGACCGATCCCGGTCGCCTCGCCGCGGCCGGCGTCCGCGCGTTGCTCGTGAAGCGCGGCCCCGGCCGGCTCTCGGCTCAGATGCGGATGGGTTTGGCCTGGTGCCTCGGCGCGGGCTACGACGGCGTCGTCGTGATGGACGGCAACGGCAAGGACGATCCCGCGGCGCTGCCGCGCTTCGACGCGGTGCTGGCCGACGGCGTCGACCACGTGCAGGGCTCGCGCTACCTTCCCGGGGGCTGCGGCATCAACACGCCGCTCGCGCGGCACCTGGCCGTCACACTCGTGCACGCCCCGGCGGTGAGCCTCGCCGCCGGCCGCCGCTACACCGACACCACCAACGGCTTCCGCGGCTACTCGCGGCGCCTCCTCCTCGACCCACGGGTGGCGCCGTTCCGCGACGTGTTCAGCGGGTACGAGCTCCACTACTACCTCGCGATCCGTGCCGCCCGGCTCGGCTTCCGCGTCGAGGAGATCCCCGTGACCCGTGCCTATCCGGCCCGCGGCGCGGTGCCGACGAAGATCCGCGGCCTCCGCGGCAACCTCGCCGTCCTCGGCACGCTGGCCAGCGCCTGCCTCGGCCGCTTCGATCCGCCGTGCGGCCGCCGGGCCGCCTGA
- a CDS encoding glycosyltransferase, whose amino-acid sequence MTAPRASFLSVVALVDNDAPRLDAFVAEVLAVLAATAADHELILVDDGSADASARECAAILARHECVRVLRLSRRHGPDVAVTAGLDSALGDMSVVMAVATDPPARIPDLVALAAGGADIVIGTTGARGRSLPRRMAWNLFHHVFRRATGFDLVRGASTLRLFNRRALNALTRHRQKTVHLRLLGCSVGFRTATLDYEPTGPARLRPWLGTLGEAVSMLVSQSPAPLRLVSWLGGFASLLNVGCMAWVVAANLWKDRVVEGWTTLSLQLAVMFFFLFTTLAVIAEYLAHAFEEVKDCPLYHVAEEASSSTALTDARRRNLCSLAAAGAPVPTPEDARESAPARRAA is encoded by the coding sequence ATGACCGCTCCACGGGCCAGCTTCCTCTCGGTCGTCGCCCTGGTCGACAACGACGCGCCGCGCCTCGACGCGTTCGTTGCCGAGGTCCTCGCGGTCCTTGCGGCCACGGCCGCCGACCACGAGCTGATCCTCGTCGACGACGGCTCGGCCGACGCGAGCGCCCGCGAATGTGCCGCGATCCTCGCGCGCCACGAGTGCGTCCGCGTGCTGCGCCTCTCGCGCCGCCACGGCCCCGACGTCGCCGTCACCGCCGGCCTCGACTCGGCGCTCGGCGACATGAGCGTCGTGATGGCGGTGGCCACCGATCCGCCGGCGCGGATCCCCGATCTGGTGGCGCTGGCCGCCGGCGGCGCCGACATCGTCATCGGGACCACCGGCGCGCGGGGCCGCTCGCTCCCGCGGCGCATGGCCTGGAATCTGTTCCACCACGTCTTCCGGCGGGCGACGGGGTTCGATCTCGTGCGCGGCGCCTCGACCCTGCGCCTGTTCAACCGCCGGGCCCTCAACGCCCTCACGCGCCACCGCCAGAAGACCGTCCACCTCCGCCTCCTCGGCTGCTCGGTCGGATTCCGCACCGCGACGCTCGATTACGAGCCGACCGGGCCGGCGCGGCTGCGCCCGTGGCTGGGCACGCTCGGCGAGGCGGTGTCGATGCTCGTCAGCCAGTCGCCGGCGCCGCTCCGCCTCGTCAGCTGGCTCGGCGGGTTCGCCAGCCTCCTCAACGTCGGCTGCATGGCCTGGGTGGTGGCGGCCAACCTCTGGAAGGACCGGGTCGTCGAGGGGTGGACGACGCTCTCGCTGCAGCTGGCGGTGATGTTCTTCTTCCTGTTCACGACGCTGGCGGTGATCGCGGAGTACCTCGCCCACGCCTTCGAGGAGGTGAAGGACTGCCCGCTGTACCACGTCGCCGAGGAGGCTTCGTCGTCGACGGCGTTGACCGACGCCCGGCGCCGCAACCTCTGCTCGCTCGCCGCCGCCGGCGCCCCCGTGCCGACCCCCGAGGACGCCCGTGAATCCGCCCCCGCACGCCGTGCCGCCTGA
- a CDS encoding FAD-binding oxidoreductase, whose translation MPATHAVIGGGFYGCLLAERLAHGGAGVVLFEREGDLLLRASLANQARVHGGYHYPRSLLTGLRSRANLPRFRAEFADCIDDSFTMLYAVAARHSHVTARHFAGFCRRIGAPVSPAPPHLARLFDRDLVEAVFTVEEWAFDAVALRRACHARLAAAGVAVRLATEVTGLGRAPRGGVTLASRGPDGAGVARFERVYACAYSRLNLLLDAAGVAPIPLRHEVAEVALVEVPDEVRGLGVTVMCGPFFSVMPFPSRGLHSFTHVRYTPHTSWTDGPGGLLDGHRYLAETAPKSRFPLMQRDAIRLLPVLAGCRQVDSLWEIKTVLPANDRDDGRPILLEHDVGLPGLSCILASKLDNVFDMLDAIPLDAAPSLRRAA comes from the coding sequence GTGCCCGCCACCCACGCCGTCATCGGAGGAGGCTTCTACGGCTGCCTGCTCGCCGAGCGGCTGGCCCACGGCGGCGCCGGCGTGGTCCTCTTCGAGCGCGAGGGCGACCTCCTCCTCCGCGCGTCGCTGGCCAACCAGGCCCGCGTCCACGGCGGCTACCACTACCCGCGCAGCCTGCTCACCGGCCTGCGCTCCCGCGCCAACCTGCCGCGCTTCCGCGCCGAGTTCGCCGACTGCATCGACGACTCGTTCACGATGCTCTACGCCGTCGCCGCGCGCCACTCGCACGTCACGGCGCGGCACTTCGCCGGGTTCTGCCGGCGGATCGGGGCGCCGGTGAGCCCGGCGCCGCCGCACCTGGCGCGGCTCTTCGACCGCGACCTGGTCGAGGCGGTGTTCACGGTCGAGGAATGGGCGTTCGACGCCGTCGCCCTGCGCCGCGCCTGCCACGCGCGCCTCGCCGCGGCGGGGGTCGCCGTCCGGCTGGCGACCGAGGTCACGGGGCTGGGCCGTGCGCCGCGCGGCGGGGTGACGCTCGCCTCGCGCGGGCCCGACGGCGCCGGGGTCGCCCGGTTCGAGCGTGTCTACGCCTGCGCCTACTCCCGGCTCAACCTGCTCCTCGACGCCGCCGGCGTGGCCCCGATCCCTCTGCGCCACGAGGTCGCCGAAGTCGCCCTCGTCGAGGTCCCCGACGAGGTCCGCGGTCTCGGCGTGACGGTGATGTGCGGCCCATTCTTCTCGGTGATGCCGTTCCCGTCGCGTGGCCTCCACTCCTTCACCCACGTCCGCTACACGCCCCACACCAGCTGGACCGACGGCCCCGGTGGCCTGCTCGACGGCCACCGCTACCTGGCCGAGACGGCGCCGAAGTCACGCTTTCCGCTGATGCAGCGTGACGCCATCCGCCTCCTCCCGGTGCTGGCCGGGTGCCGGCAGGTCGACAGCCTGTGGGAGATCAAGACGGTCCTCCCCGCCAACGACCGCGACGACGGCCGCCCGATCCTCCTCGAGCACGACGTCGGCCTGCCGGGCCTGTCGTGCATCCTCGCCTCGAAGCTCGACAACGTCTTCGACATGCTCGACGCCATCCCGCTCGACGCCGCCCCTTCCCTGCGGAGGGCCGCATGA
- a CDS encoding LysR family transcriptional regulator, translating into MNLKSLKIFCDIVARRSFSRAAEDNGISQSGASQVVGQLESRLGVQLIERSRRPLVPTKEGQVFFDGCLKLIAKYDALEDEVRSLREEVAGRVRVAAIYSVGLHLMSRHVQEFTSRHPRANVRLEYLHPERVLESVENGQADIGIVSYPRSTRSLEAEPWRDEPMVLVCAPGHPFADRVEVSLGELDGVAMVGFDADLVIRHEIDRALVAHDAAPGVVMAFDNIEAIKRAVEIDAGVSLLPEPTIGRELAAGTLVAVRLAPLKPLPGRSDNPATPTELVRPLGIVRSRGKPLAHTVERFIALLRENVGDGFPPPRAARRDADAAPAARRAAAKVAAAVPGAAAPATA; encoded by the coding sequence GTGAACCTGAAGTCGCTGAAGATCTTCTGCGACATCGTCGCCCGTCGCAGCTTTTCGCGGGCGGCCGAGGACAACGGCATCTCGCAGTCGGGGGCCAGTCAGGTCGTCGGGCAGTTGGAGAGCCGCCTCGGTGTCCAGCTCATCGAGCGCTCACGCCGGCCGCTTGTGCCCACCAAAGAGGGGCAGGTGTTCTTCGATGGCTGCCTCAAGTTGATCGCCAAATACGACGCCCTCGAGGACGAGGTGCGCAGCCTGCGGGAAGAGGTGGCGGGGCGGGTCCGTGTGGCGGCGATCTACTCCGTCGGCCTGCACCTCATGAGCCGCCACGTGCAGGAGTTCACGAGCCGTCACCCGCGGGCCAACGTCCGACTCGAGTACCTCCATCCGGAGCGGGTGCTCGAGTCGGTGGAGAACGGCCAGGCCGACATCGGCATCGTCAGCTACCCCCGCAGCACGCGTTCGCTCGAGGCCGAGCCGTGGCGGGACGAGCCGATGGTGCTCGTCTGCGCTCCCGGCCATCCGTTCGCCGATCGGGTCGAGGTGTCGCTCGGCGAGCTCGACGGCGTCGCGATGGTCGGTTTCGACGCCGACCTGGTGATCCGCCACGAGATCGACCGGGCCCTCGTCGCCCACGACGCCGCGCCCGGGGTCGTGATGGCGTTCGACAACATCGAGGCGATCAAGCGGGCGGTGGAGATCGACGCCGGCGTGTCGCTCCTCCCCGAGCCGACGATCGGGCGCGAGCTGGCCGCCGGCACGCTCGTGGCCGTTCGCCTCGCACCGCTCAAGCCGCTCCCCGGGCGTTCCGACAACCCTGCGACACCCACCGAGCTGGTGCGGCCGCTGGGCATCGTCCGCAGCCGGGGCAAGCCGCTGGCGCACACCGTGGAGCGGTTCATCGCCCTGCTTCGCGAGAACGTCGGCGACGGATTCCCTCCGCCGCGTGCCGCGCGGCGCGACGCCGACGCCGCACCCGCCGCGCGCCGCGCCGCGGCGAAGGTCGCGGCAGCCGTCCCCGGGGCCGCGGCGCCTGCCACGGCCTGA